In Brienomyrus brachyistius isolate T26 chromosome 14, BBRACH_0.4, whole genome shotgun sequence, the following proteins share a genomic window:
- the paplna gene encoding papilin isoform X4: MKILLALAVLQLLPLPSLLAPGADHWEDWGQWGECSRSCGGGVAMKTRRCVTLRSDGGFSCVGPSTSYRSCNIQDCPEGSRDFREEQCAHFDGMDFQGKHYKWLPYYGGENPCELNCIPRGENFYYRHRMAVVDGTSCYPGRRDICVDGVCKRLGCDNMLESPLEEDPCLQCGGNGQSCQLVKGTFSMHNLPTGYNQMVIIPVGSTTIRVREIVATRNYLAIKNLRNEYYLNGDWVIDYSGALPIAGTTFYYQRGTEGEMAPETITARGPTTEPLVIELISQGENRGVEYEYYLSQNHSREGYFWSYGSWSQCSKDCGSGYQSRLVFCAFDDEAYPDYLCAARPPPASNRTCNLQPCPQRRRMAYVYRPQMWRPLERPRTLVYSWKMGEWSTCSASCGGGTQTRSVQCLSHDAVGSRVVEDSHCAAYLPEPLSHQSCNLQQCAEYSVTHWTQCSVTCGRGEQTRRVTCAGAGGLQLPDYACRGLSRPPHVQPCHMPACYHHISWHIGDWGLCSKSCGSGLRERQVICSDTERNLYTADRCDTRAKPPTLEPCNTQPCYSAQLVPSMQDPRGYDNTLHGFLPFIPETPTTVHRQEHRDTSHTNTVSDPLSGGSHCSQSYYGCCPDGYTHARGYNGEGCPQQDCRQSRYGCCEDDVSAAQGPNREGCMEFSVSRSLGNPPAPGELSEQCRSATFGCCYDRVTLASGPNGDGCHSSPFDAQRPPCSLPYTQGPCSDWTARYYYDLHTSTCLHFWYGSCHGNGNNFSTKEECERECHIQGQGEPRLVQVSGRRDSTPSHVRDMRRLFTVSRGSASGSRQEASAATQVHHHAHLPVPSKVQHTYPTASLGVSIDKSDPSSIEGRVGQTVILPCQVSPPPSSTVVVEWRKDGNAISHFRYQQQPNGSLLVGPLTLQDSGWVLCVATRGRERDHRYIYLSVSEESSPNMQSNSYKDGVESQGSVVIQPSIIQTPKQSSHRFSIDQSDPSLVEGRVGQRARLPCRLPHAASMRSVSISWSRDGQALNSFRHIQQPDGSLTISQLTADDSGIYTCTVSNHNHRDERQLQLKVLRDLRITTAPNNIQVSRGSTAQLPCVVSGDNVSIGWSRNGVLVQPDGRRIQVSLDGSLILNNVQPLDEGSYTCNAYTGTYSVSATAEVRVTKDLQSGLAAAGEGISLDCTDQPELANCDLIVYARLCSNQYYSSFCCASCARHA, translated from the exons GTCAGACGGGGGATTCAGTTGTGTTGGACCTTCCACATCCTATCGTTCTTGCAACATCCAG GACTGTCCTGAAGGATCCAGGGACTTCCGAGAGGAACAGTGTGCGCATTTCGACGGAATGGATTTCCAGGGAAAGCACTATAAATGGCTGCCATACTATGGAG GGGAGAATCCATGTGAACTTAACTGCATTCCCAGAGGGGAGAACTTCTATTATCGTCATCGCATGGCAGTGGTGGATGGAACGTCCTGTTACCCTGGACGCAGGGACATCTGCGTGGATGGGGTCTGCAAG CGGCTAGGCTGTGACAACATGCTAGAATCACCCCTTGAGGAGGATCCTTGTCTCCAGTGTGGGGGGAACGGACAGTCCTGTCAGCTGGTTAAGGGCACATTTTCTATGCATAACCTCCCTACAG GTTACAATCAGATGGTCATCATTCCTGTGGGATCCACCACCATTCGTGTCCGAGAGATAGTAGCTACTCGCAACTACTTGG CTATCAAGAATCTGCGGAACGAGTACTATCTGAATGGGGACTGGGTCATCGATTACTCTGGTGCGTTACCCATTGCTGGGACCACTTTCTATTACCAGAGAGGCACGGAAGGGGAGATGGCACCAGAAACTATTACGGCTCGGGGCCCAACTACTGAACCCCTGGTTATTGAG CTGATCAGCCAGGGTGAAAACCGCGGTGTGGAGTATGAGTACTACCTGTCCCAGAACCATTCCAGGGAAGGTTATTTCTGGAGTTACGGTTCATGGTCTCAGTGTAGTAAGGACTGTGGATCAG GGTACCAGTCGCGCCTGGTGTTCTGTGCATTCGATGACGAGGCGTACCCAGACTATCTGTGCGCCGCCCGTCCGCCGCCGGCTAGCAATCGCACCTGCAACCTGCAGCCATGTCCACAGAGACGCAG gatGGCATACGTGTACCGGCCGCAAATGTGGAGGCCCTTGGAAAGGCCCAGAACATTGGTCTACAG CTGGAAGATGGGTGAGTGGAGCACCTGTTccgcttcgtgcggcggaggcACCCAGACTCGCAGCGTCCAGTGCctttcccatgatgcagtgGGCTCCCGCGTGGTTGAGGACTCTCACTGCGCTGCTTACCTGCCAGAGCCTCTCAGCCATCAGTCCTGCAACTTGCAGCAGTGTGCTGAATACAGTGTCACACACTGGACCCAG TGTTCAGTCACCTGCGGCAGAGGGGAGCAGACCCGCAGAGTGACGTGCGCGGGGGCAGGTGGGCTGCAGCTCCCTGATTATGCCTGCAGAGGTCTGTCACGCCCTCCCCACGTTCAGCCCTGCCACATGCCTGCCTGTTACCACCACATCTCCTGGCACATCGGAGACTGGGGTCTG TGCTCAAAGAGCTGCGGCTCAGGGTTACGGGAGCGGCAGGTGATCTGTTCGGACACCGAGAGGAACTTGTACACGGCGGATCGGTGTGACACCCGCGCCAAACCTCCCACACTGGAACCCTGCAATACCCAGCCTTGCTACAGTGCACAGT TGGTACCCAGCATGCAGGACCCCAGAGGCTACGACAACACCCTGCATGGGTTTCTGCCCTTCATCCCTGAGACCCCCACAACAG TCCATAGGCAGGAGCACAGAGACacatcacacacaaacacggtgTCTGACCCCCTGAGTGGGGGCTCGCACTGCTCTCAGTCATATTACGGCTGCTGTCCCGATGGCTATACCCACGCCAGAGGGTACAATGGCGAAGGCTGCCCACAGCAGGACTGCAGACAAAGCAG GTATGGCTGCTGTGAGGATGACGTTTCTGCAGCACAGGGTCCCAACAGAGAAGGATGCATGGAGTTCAGCGTGAGCCGCTCTTTG GGTAACCCCCCTGCCCCGGGAGAGCTCAGTGAGCAGTGCCGATCTGCCACCTTCGGGTGCTGTTATGACCGGGTGACCTTAGCCAGCGGCCCCAATGGAGACGGCTGCCACAGCTCACCTTTCGATG CTCAAAGgcctccctgctccctgcccTACACCCAAGGCCCATGCAGCGACTGGACAGCCCGGTATTACTATGACCTACACACCAGTACCTGTCTCCACTTCTGGTATGGCAGCTGCCACGGCAACGGGAACAACTTTTCGACGAAGGAGGAGTGCGAAAGGGAATGCCACATTCAGGGCCAAGGCGAGCCACGCCTTGTCCAGGTGTCAGGAAGGAGGGATTCCACGCCCAGCCACGTACGGGACATGAGGCGGCTATTCACCGTCAGTCGAGGCTCGGCTTCAGGTAGcagacaggaagccagtgccgCTACACAGGTTCACCATCATGCCCACCTCCCTGTCCCCAGCAAGGTCCAGCACACCTATCCCACGGCGAG CCTCGGTGTGAGCATTGATAAGTCAGACCCCTCCTCGATAGAGGGGCGTGTGGGACAGACTGTGATACTGCCCTGCCAGGTCTCACctccgccttcttccaccgTTGTTGTAGAGTGGAGAAAGGATGGAAATGCCATCTCACACTTCAG GTATCAACAGCAACCGAATGGTTCTCTATTGGTGGGACCCCTGaccctgcaggattcaggatgGGTGCTTTGTGTCGCCACAAGGGGGCGAGAAAGAGACCACCGCTACATTTACCTTTCTGTGTCAG AAGAATCGTCGCCGAATATGCAGAGCAATAGTTACAAAGATGGTGTGGAGAGTCAAGGGTCAGTGGTCATTCAACCATCCATCATTCAAACACCCAAGCAGAGCTCCCACAG GTTTAGTATTGATCAATCAGACCCCTCATTAGTGGAGGGTCGGGTGGGCCAAAGAGCCAGGCTCCCCTGTAGACTCCCCCACGCAGCCTCCATGCGCTCTGTCTCCATTTCTTGGAGCAGAGATGGACAAGCCCTCAACTCGTTTAG ACACATTCAGCAACCTGATGGATCCTTGACAATTAGCCAGCTGACCGCTGATGATTCTGGCATCTATACCTGCACCGTTTCCAACCACAACCATAGAGATGAGCGACAGTTACAACTGAAAGTGTTGA GGGACTTGAGGATCACGACGGCGCCCAATAACATCCAAGTCTCCAGGGGTAGCACAGCACAGCTGCCTTGTGTTGTCTCTGGGGACAACGTCAGCATTGGATGGTCAAG AAATGGTGTTCTAGTACAACCGGATGGCCGTCGTATCCAAGTGTCCTTAGATGGGAGTCTGATTCTGAACAATGTCCAGCCACTGGATGAAGGGTCGTATACCTGCAACGCCTACACTGGCACCTATTCAGTCAGCGCCACGGCCGAGGTGCGGGTTACCAAGGATCTACAGTCAG GATTGGCTGCAGCAGGAGAAGGTATCTCTCTGGATTGCACGGACCAGCCGGAGTTAGCAAATTGCGACCTGATTGTGTACGCCCGTCTGTGTTCGAATCAGTATTACTCCAGTTTCTGTTGTGCTAGCTGTGCTCGGCATGCATAG